DNA sequence from the Antarctobacter heliothermus genome:
GATCGCCTGCCCTTCGACCGTCAGCATGTGCATGTCACAGCCCAGCTCATTGCCGATCTGCCCGCGCGGATCGATCAATCCGCTGCGATGGTCCAGCACAAAGTTCACCGGCTGCGCGTGCAGCACCTCACGACCATAGCCAAAGTCCGGCACATCACAGGCCGACAGCACCCGCGCCACGTCCTGTTCATCTACCGTGGTGCCCATTACCTCTGCTTTACCCGCCAACCCGTAAGAACGCGGCTCGGCCCCTGAAAAGGCGGCGATGACATGATCGACCCGGATACCGGCCATCTTCTGCGCCGCCTGCACCGCCGTGCGGATCGACCGTTCGGTGGCGCCCATATCGTGCACTTCGCCGTGACGCACCCCGCGCGACCGCGTTGTCGCGGCCCCGATCACCCGGAATCCAGACTGCCCCGCCAGCGACCCGATGCCATCATCCGACGGGTCTGTTCCGTCGAAACGCAACACCAGACAGGCCACCTTGGACGACCCCACGTCCAGAATGGCCACCACGCCGCGCTGCATCGCCGCGCGACGCATGTTGCGCATCGCTCTTTGGGACTCGTAAAGTTCGATCATCGCACCACTTCCCTACCAGCCTCAATCGCCTTGATCCGCCACATCTTTTGCGTGGCGTCCTCGGTCATTCGTATTGTCGGTCTGCGCGGCAACCGCAGATCGACCACCGTCAAATCCCGCGCCAACAAGTCCAGACCCGGCGTCAGCGCCATGCCGATGGCCTGTTCCAGCGCCCGTTCCGCGCCCGCCTCGGGCAGCATGATCCGCTGATCACGGTCCAGCACCACGTCCCAGCGCCGCGCGCCGATCCGTTCAAACCCGCGCAGCCGCGCCCGCACCGGCCCGGTCAGCGCGTACAGCCGCAGCGCCTCGTCCACCGCCAGCTCCGCCGCGTCGCCCGCCACCACCGGCAGCGCCGCATAGGCCGCCCGCGCAGCGGCGGGGCCGACAAAGACCCCTTCGTCATCCAGCAATTGCAGCCCGTCAGCGGTCCGCCACAGCACAACCGGCTGGCGCTGGATCACATCCACCTGCAACACCCCGCCCTGCCGAACGCGCACCTGCGCCGTCTTGACCGCATCCAGCGCCGTCACCGTGCGCTGCACCTGCTCAAGATCCAGATCGAAAGAGCTTTTGGGAAAGTCGATCGACAGGTCTTCCCGGATCGCCGCCGCCACCTCTGGTGCCGCGCCGTCGATCGCCATCATGCGGACCTGAAACTCTGGCCGGTTCTCGACCGTGTCACGCACTTCGCTCAGCATCAGGTGAAACGCCTCGCGGTTCTCATCCACCGCGAACCACGCCGCCCCGATCCCGAAACACAGCCCAAACGGCAGCAACACCCGCAAGGTAAACCGAAAGAACGGCGTCAGCATGAGCCGTTCCAGCCGGTACTTCAGCTTGGACGCCCGCGGGTCCAGCCGCGCCATTTGCGGATCGTCATTGGCGGCCTGCGCCTCTACCTGTCGCATGAGGCCTCCTCGACCATCCAGCCGCAGAACTGGCCAAAGCTCATCCCAACCAGCGCGCCGTGCTCTGGTGACAAGGACGTCGGCGTCATGCCCGGCTGCGTGTTCGTCTCCAGCAGGATCAACCCGGCCAGCCCGCGCGCCTCATCCCAGCGGAAATCGGTGCGCGACACGCCCCGGCACCCCAGTGCCTTATGGGCGCGCAGGGCGTAATCCAGACAGGCGTCGGTGATCTCTTGCGGCACCTCGGCGGGGCAGACATGCCGCGACCCACCGGTCTTGTATTTCGCGTCGTAGTCGTACCAGCCCTCGGTGACGATATCCGTCACGCCCAGCGCCCGGTCCCCCATCACGGTTGTGGTCAACTCACGCCCCGGCACAAAGGCCTCGACCATGACAACCTCGGGCATCGCCGCATCCAGCGCTGGCGGCCCGTTGGCCGCCTCATCCACCAGATAGACCCCGACCGACGATCCCTCATTGTAGGGTTTCACCACATAGGGCGGCGTCATCACATGGCGCGCGCGCACCTCATCGGCCCGCGCCAGCAGGCTCTCGGCCACCGGCAACCCGGCGGCGCGGTACACGTCCTTGGTCTTTTCCTTGTCCATCGCAAGGGCCGAGGCCAGAACCCCGGAATGCGTATAGGGGATGCGCAGCCACTCCAGGATACCCTGAATACAGCCGTCTTCCCCCCAGCGCCCATGCAATGCGTTGAAAACCACGTCCGGGGTGAGCACTGCCAGCCGCTCGGCCACATCGGGGCCCGCGTCCAGTTCAATCACCTCGTATCCTTCGCCCCTCAAAGCGGCGGCGCATTCCCGACCGGAAACAAGCGAGACCTCGCGCTCTGACGAGGGACCACCTTTTAACACCACCACTTTCGGGATTGTCCTGCTCGACATTCCCAAATCTGCCTCAACTGCCCGGGGGCCTTGCCCCCATTCTTATTCAGGGGGGTACACCCCCATTTTTTTACAGAGGGCCAAGCCCCCGTTCTGTCTCAGGGGGAAACACCCCCATGGATCGCGCAGCGGTTCAACACCCTGTCGCTGGTTCTTGCGCGGTCACTGCCGCAATATGTTGTACAACCTGCCTGTGGTTGCCGGACCCTGCTTTTGTTGTTGTGCCAGTGGCCCTAGCTGCGGTCCGGCTCACCGACCCGCATGATTTCCCAGTGTAGCTCTATTCCGCTGTGTTGGAAAACCTTTTTTCGCACCGATTCGCCCAGCCCTTCAAGGTCCGCTGCCGTGGCGCCCCCGGTATTCACCAGAAAATTCGAATGCTTGGGCGACATCTGCGCGCCGCCCTGCGTGGCCCCGCGCATTCCCGCCTCATCGATCACCTTCCACGCCTTCAGGTCATGCACATCGTCCGCCTGCCCGGTCGAGGAAAACCCCGCCGGATTGCGGAACGTGCTGCCTGCAGTGCGGTCCTTGGTCGGCTGCGTCTCATCGCGCTTCTTCAACTGCGCATCCATCCGCGCGGCCAAGGCATCGGGATCGCCCGGCAGCCCCTCAAACACCGCCTCGACCAGCACCCAGCCCTCGGGCAAATCGCTTTGACGGTACTGCAAAGCCAGCTCCGCCGCCGGGATCACCACCAGATCGCCGTCCCGCGTCACCACGCGCACCTCGACCAGATGATCGGCCACATAGGTGCCATAACACCCCGCATTCATCCGCACCGCACCGCCAATACTGCCCGGAATGGTGCGTAGAAATGTCAGGTCAACGCCCGCCTCTGCGCTGCGCTTGGCCACATGCGCATCCAGCGCCGCCGCCCCCGCCGTCACCCGAGACCCTTCAACCGTGATACCGTTAAAGCCGCGCCCCAACCGGATCACGCAGGCCCGAATGCCGCCATCGCGCACAATCAGGTTAGAGCCGACGCCCATCGGGAACACCGGCACTTCGCGCGGCAACTCCGTCAGAAACGCACGCAGATCGTCCAGATCAGCAGGTTGAAACAGCCAATCCGCAGGCCCGCCCACGCGCAGCCATGTCAGATCGTTCAGCGGGCGGTCCGGGGTCAGCCGCCCGCGCGGGGTAGGAAGATCGCTCATGTCCGGTTGCTAGGCCGCACGACGCGCCACCGCAAGGGGATCATTCAACCTGTGGGACCATCTCGGCCTTGATCCGCCGCCAACGCCCGATCAACGCGCCCAGCCCAAGACCCAGCAACGCCGGGGCCGCGCCCAACAACCAGATCACAACATAGGCCAGCGCATCCCAGCCCTGCGCCACCTGGCTCTTGTACAGCCCCCAGGCCATCAACACCGCCAAAAGGACGGTCACTGTCCACGCAGCACTCGACATCCCATAACGCAAAAAGCCCCAACCGGCAGTCAAGCCGATCAGCGCCGCAACAGCGGGAATAACGAAAATCATCGGCGGGGCCCTCCTTGCGGCAACAGTCTTGCCGCGCAGACTCAAACCGCACCAGTCAGGATGCCCTTACCTTGCAGCGGTCTGCCGCATCCAGCGAAACATGTAGCGCACTGGCCAGCGCAACACACTCATGCCCGCGAACAGGACAAACAGCCCGACCCAAGGGCCGTTCTGATAGGTGACAAACCCGACAAGGGGGATGCCCAGCGCGATCAGCACATAGGCACGCGTCCAATGATTGTCCCGCGACGGGAGCATCGCCAGCACATTGGCCAGCAAGGCCCAAGCACAGGCGAGTATTAGCGATACCGACATTGTCTGCCCTCCGTATCCCCCCAGAGGTGGCGATAGCTTGCGCCAGTCGCGCCAATCACGCAACCCCCGCGATCTGTTCAAATGCAGAAAAGGCGATGAGTTTAAGCCTTTTACACCGATCTGTCGGCACGAAATGCCACTTTGGCCCGCCAGCGCTCCATATCCGTGTTCAGCGCCGGCATATTCTCGAGCAGACCAAATTGCCGCTCAAACGCCGTCCCCGGCCCCTCTATCCGGGCCCGTCCACACCTCGAACACCCAAGGGTCTTCGATGTTCCGACCGCGCGCGACAAAACACCCGCCGCCAAGCCAAACCGCAACGGCTTATCCCTCACCCCAGTTTCTTCTGTCCAAAAATATCCCGGGGGAGGCCGAAGGCCGGGGGCAGCGCCCCCCAAACAAAAACAGCCCCCGAAGGGGCCATTTCTTAAAGAAACGTAAAATCGTCTCTGTAACCTATTGATATCTCACACCCCACACGCTGTCCACGCGTGGACAGGGGTAGGCCGGGCTTCAGCCCGGCACCGCCTCCAGCCGCGCCGGCAACCCATTTGCCCAGGCCGAAATCGTGCCCGCCCCCAGACAGACCACCATATCGCCCGGCTGCGCCTGCTCACGGACCAGCCGCTCCAGATCGTCCTCGTCGCGGATCGCCCGCGCATGCCGGTGGCCGTGCCGGACCAGTCCCGCCACCAGATCGTCCCGCGTCGCCCCCGGAATGGGCTCTTCCCCGGCGGCAAACACCTCGGCAATCGCCACCACATCCGCCTCGTTGAAGCAGGAACAGAATTCCTCAAAGTGATGCGACAGACGGCTGTACCGATGCGGCTGATGCACCGCGATCACCCGCCCCTCACTGGCCTGCCGCGCCGCCTTCAAAACGGCGGCAATCTCGACCGGGTGGTGGCCATAATCGTCGATCACCGTGACCCCGTTCACCTCACCCACCTTGGTAAAGCGCCGGTTCACGCCGCCGAAGGCCGCCAAGGCCTTGCGAATCTCATCGCCCGACATGCCCAGATGCCGCGCCACCGCGATGGCCGACAGAGCATTGCTCACGTTGTGATCGCCCGGCATCGGCAGGGTCATGTCCTCGATCACCTCACCCGTCTGCTGGAACACCACGTCAAAATGCGCCACGCCGCCTTTGTAGGTCAGCCCCACGGCGCGCACATCCGCCTGCGCATTGAACCCATAGGTCACCACGCGCCGATCAGACACACGCCCCACCAGCGCCTGCACCTCGGGGTGATCGGTGCAGCAAACGGCCAGCCCATAAAAAGGAATGTTCGACACGAAGTCATAGAACCCGTTGCGCAGGTTCTCGATCGTGCCCCAATGTTCCATATGCTCGGGGTCGATGTTGGTCACGATGGCGATGGTTGCGGGCAACCGATTGAAGGTGCCGTCGCTTTCATCCGCCTCGACCACCATCCACTCACCCTGCCCCATGCGGGCGTTAGAGCCATAGGCGTGGATGATCCCGCCATTGACGACCGTGGGGTCAAACTCACCGGCGTCCAGCAGCGTGGCGACCATCGTGGTGGTGGTGGTCTTGCCATGCGTGCCCGCGACGGCGACGTTGGATTTCAACCGCATCAGCTCGGCCAGCATCTCGGCCCGGCGCACGACGGGAAGACCACGGCGGCGCGCCTCGTCCAGTTCGGGATTGCCCGGCTTGATCGCCGAAGAGATCACCACAACCTCGGCCCCCTCAAGGTTCGAGGCCACCTGCCCCTCGAACACCCGCGCGCCCAGGTCCACCAACCGCTGGGTGATCTTAGTTGATTTCAGATCAGAGCCCTGCACCGAATAACCGTGGTTCAGCAGCACCTCGGCGATGCCGGACATGCCGATGCCGCCGATGCCGACGAAATGGATCGCGCCCACATCGCCGGGCAGCTTTGTCGCGCCGGTCATGCAGGCGCCCCGCTCAATCCCCAAGTCCTTCATCTACCGTGCCCTCATCGTTTGTTGTTATGCCTGCCAGTTCTTCGACCAGCGCGGCCAAGTGGTCCGCCGCCTCGGGTTTGCCCACCCGCAGCGCCGCTTGGACCATCCGGATCGCGCCCTGCTCATTGCTCAGAACCGCCTGGATCGCCTCTGTCACCGTCTCGATTGTCAGTTTTGTTTCCGGGATGCGGATAGCCGCGCCAGCATCCACCAGCGCCTGCGCGTTGGCCATCTGATGATCGCCTGTCGCATGCGGATAGGGGATCAGGATGCTGGGCCGTCCGATCACCGCAATATCCGCCACCGACGACGCGCCAGAGCGCGAGATCACCAATTGCGCCTCACTCATGCGGGCAGGCACATCATGAAAGAACGGCTGCACATCCGCGTCCAAACCGTGTTCGGCGTAGTAAGTCGCCACGCGCAGCTCATCCTCGTCCCGCGCCTGATGGCTGACGCGCAGGTTGCCGACCATCTCCAGCGGCAGCGCCGCAATCGCGGGTGGCACGATGTCCGACAGCGCCCGCGCGCCCTGAGAGCCGCCGATCACAAGGATCGACATCGGATAAGGTCCGGGCGCGATATAGCCCGCGCCCGCCCGTTCCCGCACCGTCAGGCGCACCGGGTTGCCGGTATGGATGCCCTCGACCCCTTCGGGCAGGTCAGTCGGCCAAGTGCCGCAGGCCATGACGTCAACCTTGCTGGCAAACCAGGTGTTCACTTTGCCCAGGACGCCGTTTTGTTCGTGGATCATGCGCGGCAATTTCATCAGCCAAGCGGCGGTCAGCGCCGGGACACTGGGATAGCCGCCAAAGCCGACCACCACGTCGGGGCGATCCCGCCGCATCCCGATCATCGCCGACACAACGCCCGAGGCCAGCCGGAACGGCACCAGCGCCTTTGCCAGCACCCCGCCACGATCAAACGTTGCAGAGGCCACGGTTTCGATTTCGACCGCTTCAGGAAAGGCGCCGGTATAGCGTGCGCCGCGCTGGTCGGTTGACAGCTTTACCCGCCAGCCGCGCGCCAGCATGATTTCCGCAAGGGCCTGCGCAGGGAACATATGTCCACCTGTGCCGCCCGCCGCCATCACCAGCAAAGGCTTGCGCTCGCCCATTTACCCAACTCCGTAACCGATCCACGCGCGGATATATCATCCCCACGTCCTCGTCCATGACAAGGGGAAGACCGGCAGGTTCCTGCCCATAAGGCCGGTGTCACCGCGCCCGTCCGCGCAAAATGTCGCGGATTTCGCCTTGAGGGCGCGACCGGGTAAAGGCCAGCAGCATCCCCACCGCGATGCCACCCGCGATCAAAGACGATCCGCCGTAACTGACAAAGGGCAGCGTCATGCCTTTGGCCGGCAACAACCGCACCGCAACGCCCATGTTGATCATCGCCTGCACGCCGAACATCGCCGCAAGGCCGGTGCCTGCCAGTCGGATGAACGGATCGCGTTCCCGCATCAGTCGGATCAGGCTGCGCATCACGATAGCGGCGTACAAGGTAAGGATCACCAAAACCATAAGCAGGCCGTATTCCTCAGCCGCGACGGCGATGATGAAATCTGTATGCGCGTCCGGCAGGCTCCACTTCACCTGCCCCTCACCCACGCCAACACCGAAAAAGCCCCCCTCGCGGATCGCGTTTTCGGCATAGCCAAGTTGTGAGGTTGGATCGACCTCGGGGTTCAGGAACCCGTCAAAACGGCGCTGAAAGTGCTCGGACGAGTTATAGGCCACCATGCCGCCAAGCACGACCAGCCCCGCCAGACCCACAAGCAGCAACATCGGCGCGCCGCCGACAAACCACATCACACCCCAGCCGAACAAGACCAGCGCCGCCTGGCCAAAGTCCGGTTGAAACGCCAGCATCATCACAATCGCAAACATGAGAATAAAGGAGTACATCCGCCCCGGCGGGCCGCTCAACTCTTGCCCAGCCGCCATCAGCCAAGCGGTCAGGATCACGAACAGCGGCTTGAGAAACTCGGACGGCTGCACGCTGGCAAAGCCCAGCGAATACCACCGCACTGCGCCCTTGCCGAAATCCGTGCCCAACACCGGCAAAAGCGCCAGTGCGATAAAGGCCACAAAGAACCCCATCACCGCCAAACGGCGCACCATCACCGGCCCCATCATCGAGGTCAGCACCATGGCCACCATTGCCAGCCCGCCAAAGAACGTCTGCTTTTGGACATAGTAGAACGGTGGCTGGCCGAGGCGATCCGCCAGCGGCGGCGAGGCCGCTAGCCCCAGCAACAGCCCCACACCGAACAGCATGAAAATAAAGGACAAGGTCCACTTGTCCACCGTCCGCCACCATTTCGGCAACACAGGCTCGCCACCCTTAACGGGCACCGTGCCGTAAACCATTTCTGTCATCTGAACACCGCTACTGCCTCGGACCGCCCGGTTTTCCGGGTCTGACGGTCAGTGTAGCGCAGAAATCTAAGTCACGCCAAATGAATCCGGCGACTGCCGAGGCGGTGTGCCCACGCGGCCACGTTCATCCCTGCCTTTCGCGGGATGACTCCGCGCCGCCCTCTGGCCTTTTCCTAGGTTTGCCCCTACCTCCCGCCCCATGCATGTCAACACCTTGATCCTTGGCGCAGGTGCCGCCGGACTGATGGCCGCCGCTCAGGCGGGGCCGGATGTTCTGGTCATCGACCATGCCAAAGCCCCCGGCGAAAAGATCCGTATCTCCGGCGGCGGCCGCTGCAATTTCACCAACATGTATTGCGATCCCGATAGCTTCCTGTCTGAAAACCCGCATTTCGCCAAATCCGCGCTTGCCCGCTTTACGCAATGGGAATTCATCGAAATGATCGACCGCCACGGCATCGCGTGGCACGAAAAGACGCTGGGACAACTATTCTGCGACGGGAAGTCTACCCAGATCGTCGACATGCTGTTGAAAGAGATGGAAAAGGCCGGTGCATGCCTCTGGCTGCGCACCGCAATCAAGGACACCCGCCACACCGACGGGCGCTTTGTCACGCTGCTGGAAAAAGACGGTCGGGAGATTGAAGTCACCTCTCAAAACCTGATCCTCGCCACAGGCGGCAAATCCATCCCCAAGATGGGGGCCACCGGCATCGCTTACGACATCGCGCAACAGTTTGGCCATGACCTCACGGACATCCGCCCCGCGCTGGTCCCCCTTACCTTTGGCGACCGTTTCGCGCCGCTGGCCGGGGTCGCGACAAACACACGGGTTTCAACCGAGGCGACCAGCTTTTCCGAGGCCATGCTATTCACCCATCGCGGCCTGTCCGGCCCCGCCATCCTGCAAATCTCCAGCTATTGGAGTGAAGGTCAGGAGATCGTGGTTGACCTGTTGCCGGATCTCGATCTTTCCAATCTTCTGCGGGACAAGCGCCAAACCGATGGCAAGCGTGCGCTCAGCGCCGAACTGGCCACACAACTGCCCGCACGTCTGGTGAGCTTTCTTGGTCAGGAGATTGATCTGAAAGGCAATATCGCGGATCTATCGGACATCCGTATGGATCAGCTGACAGAGGCCCTAACCGAATGGCGGCTCAAGCCCACCGGATCTGAGGGCTATCGCACCGCCGAAGTCACCCTGGGCGGCGTCTCGACCACCGGTCTCGACTCCAAGTCTCTGATGTCAAAGCACCTTCCCGGTCTGTATGTCATCGGAGAGGCCGTCGATGTTACCGGCTGGCTGGGTGGCTACAACTTTCAATGGGCTTGGGCCTCTGGCATGGCCGCGGCGCGCGACATTCAGAGCCGCGCAACCGCTTGAAATCGGACGCTATTCCTGACCTGTCGCGGACATAACGCAGGCGATGAAGTCATCCCCGCGTTGTTCAAAATTGTCATACTGATCGAAACTAGCGGCCGCCGGGGCCAGCAGAACCACCTCTCCCGGCTGCGCATCCGCAGCGGCACGGGCCACCGCCGTTGCCATGTCACCGCAGATTTCCGCTGCCACACCCGGCAGTTGCAACGCAAAGCTTTCTGGTTCGCGGCCGATCACATAGGCTTTGGCCACATGATCCAACGCAGGCTGCAACGCCCCCAAACCGCCGTCCTTCATCAACCCGCCACAGACCCAGCGAATTTTCGGGAATGCCAGAAGCGCCTTTAGCGCGGAGTCGACGTTTGTTGCCTTTGAATCATTGACAAAGGTGACGCCGTTCACCTCGGCCACCCGCTGGCTACGGTGCGGCAAACCGGTAAAACTGCGCATTGCGGCCTCGATCTCACGCGGGGCAAGGGTCAGACTGCGGCAGGCGGCGTAGGCAGCGCATGCATTCTGGTGGTTATGCGCCCCTGGCAGCCCGGCAATGTCGCGCAGATCCAATGAGGCCACCTGCCGCCCCTTGCGCCACTCTGACAAAAACCCTTTGCGCACAAAGACATACCATCCCGGCCCGCCCAGTTTTTGCCCACTGGAGACCCGGATCACACGGTCATCCGCGCGCCCCTCAGACAGTTGACCGGCCAGGTACAGCCCCTCGACCTCATCGACGCCAATGACAGCGCGGTCCGGTCCACCCTCGGCAAACAGCCGTCGCTTGGCCGCGAAATAACCGCCAAGGCCCGCGTGCCGGTCCAGATGATCAGCGGAAAAATTGGTGAAAACAGCCACATCCGGCGTCAAGCTGCGTGCCAGATCGGTCTGATAGCTGGACAGTTCCAGAACCACGACCCCGCCATCCTCCGGCGGGTCGATGTCCAGCACGCCGCGCCCGATATTGCCGGCAAGCTGGCTCTCGCGGCCCGCTGTCGTCAGGATATGATGGATCAGCGCCGAAGTGGTGGACTTGCCGTTGGACCCTGTCACCGCAATCACCTTGGGCGGTTGGTCAAACATGTCCCAATCGCCACCAAGGCTCTGAAAGAAAAGCCCGATATCGTTGTCCACCGGTACACCCGCCCGCAGGGCTGCCGCGATGGCTGCATTGGGTTGCGGATATAGATGGGGGATACCGGGCGATGTAATCAGGCAGGCCACATCGTCAAACGCCTCTGCCCGGTCCAGCCTGCGGACCTCAAACCCGTCGTCTTCGGCCCGGGCCCGGGCCGCGTCAGTGTCGTCCCAGACCACCACCCGCGCACCACCCTCGCGCAGCGCGCGCGCCGCCGACAGCCCGGATCGGCCCAACCCCAGCACCGCGACAACGGCGCCCTCGTACCCGAGAACAGGGATCATGACAGTTCTCCCACAAGGTCACAAAGGCACGCCAAGCGCCTGTTGGACATGAAGCTTCCGGTTCAGCGTACTTTCAGTGTGGCCAGTCCGATGATCGCAAGGATCAACGAGATGATCCAGAACCGGATCACGATAGTCGGTTCCGCCCAGCCCTTTTTCTCATAGTGGTGGTGGATCGGGGCCATCAGAAAGACGCGCTTGCCGGTCTGTTTGAAATACAGCACCTGAATGATGACCGACAGTGCCTCGACCACAAACAGCCCGCCGACGATGGCCAGCACAACCTCATGTTTGGTGGCTACCGCAATCGCCCCCAATGCACCGCCCAGCGCCAATGACCCGGTATCGCCCATGAAAACCGCCGCAGGGGGCGCGTTGTACCACAGGAATCCCAGACCGCCGCCAACAACCCCAGCGGCAAAGATCAGGATCTCACCAGTGCCTGGCACATAGTGCACGTCCAGATACTCGGTGAAATCGACCCGCCCCACCGCATAGGCGATCACCCCCAGCGTCGAGGTGGCGATCATCACCGGCATGATGGCGAGCCCGTCCAGACCATCGGTCAGGTTAACTGCGTTGGCCGCGCCCACAATCACGATCATGGCGAAAGGCACAAAGAAATAGCCCAGATAAACCAGCGTATCCTTGAAGATCGGAAAGGCCACGCGGTACGACAAGTCGTCAGGATGATAGGCCGCAGCCCAGAATCCGGCGATCCCGGCAATGACAAATCCCAGCAATAGCCGCACCTTGCCGGACACGCCTGCGGTGTTCTGCTTGCTCACCTTGGCGTAGTCGTCGGCAAACCCGATAGCCGCATAGGCAATCGTCACAAACAACACCATCCAGACAAACGGATTGTCCAGACGCGCCCACAGCAGGGTCGACGTAACCAGCGCCCCGATGATCAGCAACCCGCCCATGGTGGGGGTGCCCGCCTTGGCGAAATGCCCCTCGGGACCGTCAGCGCGGATCGGCTGGCCCTTCCCCTGCCGCTTGCGCAGCACGTTGATCAGCGGCGGACCAAAGAGAAAGCCAAAGATCAACGCCGTCAGGAACGCCCCGCCTGCGCGAAACGTGATATAGCGAAACAGGTTGAAGGCGTCGCCGCCGTCACTGAATTCTGTCAGCCAGAATAGCATGGCCCTCGTCCTTCCTAGCCTTCCAGATCCGGTGTCGATTGGCGCAATTTGCGGATGGCGTCAACCACGCGCCCCACCCCCATCGAAAGAGAGCCCTTGGCCAGCACAACGTCGCCCGCGTCTAAATCGCGCCCCACACGCTCGGCCATCTTGTCAGCGGTTTCGGTCCAATGACCGCGCTTTTCCGTCGGCAGGTCGCGCCACAGGTGCTGCATCAGCGGCCCGATACAATGAACAACATCAATCCGGTCCAATGCCGGGTTCTGTGCAATTACGCGGTGCAGAGCCACTTCGCTGCGGCCCAGTTCTTTCATGTCGCCAAGGTACGCGATCCGACGCCCCCGCGAGACGCGCCCAATGCCGTTGCGCGGTTCTGCCGCCGCCAGCACTTCCAGCGCAGCCGCCAGCGACGCCGGGTTGGCATTGTAGGCATCGTCGATCAGATCGACGCTGATGCGCCCATCCACCGGGTCCAGCGCAATCTTTTCGCGTTGGCCGCGCCCCGCGCCCGGCTGCCATTGGCCCAGCGCCATAACTGCCAATGCCGGATCAAGACCCAGCGCATCGGCCACAGCCAGTGCGCCCATGGCGTTGACGGCAAAGTGCCTCCCCGGAGCCAGAACCTTGAACAGACGCGTCTCAACCCCCGCCCGGCCCACGGCCACCGTGCAGGCGTCTCGCACTGTGACGCGGTACAAACGGTACTGGTTGCAGGCCTTTTCGCCAAAGCTGACGGCAAAGCGGCGCCCCGCATCGGCCTTTTCCCGCAAGATCGGGCTGATCGGCAGATCGCCGTTGAAAATGGCGGTGCCGTAGGGTTCCAGTCCATCAAAGATGGCGGCCTTTTCGCGCGCAATGCCCTCAACGCTGTCAAAGGCGGCAAGGTGTGCGGGCGCGACAATCGTGACCAGCGCCACATGCGGGCGGGTCAGCCGCGCCAAAGGTGCAATTTCGCCGGGGTGGTTCATGCCGATCTCGATCACGGCAAAATCCACATCGCGTGGCATCCGCGCCAGCGTCAGCGGCACACCCCAGTGGTTGTTATAGCTTTTCTCGGCGGCATGGACGCGGCCCTGCGCGCCCAGGACCGTGCGCAGCATTTCCTTGGTCGATGTCTTGCCGACCGAACCTGTCACCGCAACGATCCGCGCGCGGGTGCGGGCGCGCGCGGCCTCACCCAATGCTTCAAGTCCGGCCTGCACATCCTTGACGATCAATAGAGGTGCAGAGTCATCCACACCCTCCGGCACATGGCTGACCAGTGCCGCCGCCGCGCCACTGTCCAGCGCTTGTTTGACGAAATCATGACCGTCGCGCGCCGCCTTGAGCGCCACAAACAGATCGCCGGGCTTCAGG
Encoded proteins:
- a CDS encoding UDP-N-acetylmuramoyl-tripeptide--D-alanyl-D-alanine ligase, which translates into the protein MSTPLWNSAEAVAATGGTTPCDWTATGVSIDTRTLKPGDLFVALKAARDGHDFVKQALDSGAAAALVSHVPEGVDDSAPLLIVKDVQAGLEALGEAARARTRARIVAVTGSVGKTSTKEMLRTVLGAQGRVHAAEKSYNNHWGVPLTLARMPRDVDFAVIEIGMNHPGEIAPLARLTRPHVALVTIVAPAHLAAFDSVEGIAREKAAIFDGLEPYGTAIFNGDLPISPILREKADAGRRFAVSFGEKACNQYRLYRVTVRDACTVAVGRAGVETRLFKVLAPGRHFAVNAMGALAVADALGLDPALAVMALGQWQPGAGRGQREKIALDPVDGRISVDLIDDAYNANPASLAAALEVLAAAEPRNGIGRVSRGRRIAYLGDMKELGRSEVALHRVIAQNPALDRIDVVHCIGPLMQHLWRDLPTEKRGHWTETADKMAERVGRDLDAGDVVLAKGSLSMGVGRVVDAIRKLRQSTPDLEG